From Platichthys flesus chromosome 19, fPlaFle2.1, whole genome shotgun sequence:
ACTCTTGGGACAGACCTATCTTAATGGAGAAGCCCGATGTGATCGTGGGGACGCCGTCCCGCGTGCTGGCCCATCTCAACGCCCAGAACCTGGTCCTGCATTCCTCGCTTGAGATGCTGGTGGTGGACGAGGCCGACTTACTCTTCTCTTTTGGGTTCGAGGCAGACCTGAAGAACCTGTTGTGGTGAGTATCCTCATGATCCCCTGCCATGACCCCAGAGTGGACATGGACAAGACTCAGAGTTTTGGATGTCATTTTAGATAATATGGGTTTCTTTGATCAGATTAGagtgtttttgttctttaaagGAAAGTATAAGTAAGCATTTATCATTGAAGTTTTAGTTGCAACTTTaggcaaaataaataaacatcacacCTGTgtctgacagaaaaaaaatctcattatatattatataactaGGGGTGTCATGATACCAAAAATTCAGTAGTCGgtgccaataccagtaaaataacacgattCTCGATGCCAATTTCGATACCATGGTTAAAAAACGCTTCACGTCATCCTCCTgaacaggggtcggcaacctgtgtgtgtgcgcgcacgcTCCGAGATAGAGACTGTgactctgagcgagtgagcgggcgGGGAGCGgagcacacagtgagatcacagctcgTTCACGTCAAGCAGttgctcactgactgactggttgcttcttatcagtggaaacactgagtttctctggtctcagctgctcagagatcagcgccgttGCGCCACAGCTGGCATCGGCGCTCATGGTTCTTACAGtgggcatcgtctgtgttttgttattttagtatcgaaAGGTATCATAAGTATTGGTTCTCGTGACATCCCTATATATAACGTCAAGCAGTCACAGAACGTTTGCTTGTTTCCACCTGATGAggtaatataaatgttttactccTCAGCATCTTCTGTGTAATCTTCAGAGGTGTCAAAAGTATTCCCATTCATTACTCAAGTTGAAGTATAGATACTAggttttaaaaatacttttgtagaagttgggttagggttagtatcAACTCAAGCTttatacttaagtaaaagtgtaaaagtactggtttcaaaactacttaaagtataaaagtaaaagtaatgtaagggaaattttgtaatgtaaatacattataGTACCATATGTGTACTACTGAGCATTAACATGCGTTTCATGGAGCGAAAGACATGATAACTAGCTGCCAATAAGCATTGTGATAATAGAAAAAGGCAAACTTCAGTGGAATGTTATCAATAACCTTTATTGAAAGAGACCTTGAGACCTTTAGGCTAAACCTGTTTGTACAACAACAGCAGggacaaggtttttttttttttttggtgtgtttttGAACGATGACAAACcggaatgaaaacaagccaaattgaaatgtgtttgttgtgtcagTCATTTGCCGAAGATCTACCAGTCCTTCCTGATGTCTGCTACTCTCACAGAGGATGTCCAGGCCTTGAAGGAGCTGCTGCTACATAACCCTGTAAGCGACCTTTCACATTCAGTGTCTCATCGCCACACAAGTGTCCGTGTTTTAGCTGGACACAGTGGAAACTGGCAGGAACATCTGCTACAGCTGCACAGATTTAGCTTGATTTCTCTCTGACGTTGGCTCTCTCTCAGGTGATCCTGAAGCTTCAGGGCTCCCAGCTCCCGGACAGCAGCCAGCTGCAGCAGTACAGCATCaaatgtgaggaggaggagaagttccTGCTCATCTACACGCTGCTGAAGCTGCGACTGGTTCAAGGAAAGACGCTGGTGTTTGTGGGAGCAGTGGACAGATGCTACAGACTGAAGCTGTTCCTGGAACAGTTCAGTATTCCTGCCTGTGTGCTCAACTCTGAGCTGCCCGTCCAGTccaggtgagagaggaggacagctgACAAATATTTCTCTGATTTAATACGTGATAGGTAATgttgttttatacatttattaaaagtaGTTTGGTTCACattagatgtttgtttttcacgatataaaatagaaataatgtataaatacttttatcATGAAATATAGTAtagaggaaaaggaggtgaaATTTCTTTCTACAAAAATCGTTCACATTGATCTAATAAAACCATCTCATTCAGCTATTCAGTCCTTCAGTTGGGCCGATTGGCACAATGCTGTGTAACTAGTATCTCCTCACATACAGCCTTCCTGTTGCAGGATGGGTGCAGTTCCATACATTTTCCCTGTTTAACTAATATTCCCATAGCAGAGTACTTTCCTCCTCTATAATCTAACTAAACACTTgcgaaaacaacaaaaatggaGGCAGACTTTGCAAACTTATTTTAGGATTCTCAGCCATCCAGGTCATGGTTTGTTCAGAAGTTTTACAAGTGTACGTAGGCAACTGGACATGTTTATGTTTCTTGAAAACAGCCTTGATAAACATCCTCTACAGACTCATATGACGATTGAAGAGCAAAAGATATTTGAGAATTTTCTTGTCCTGTATAATTTTCACTGCAACACATCAGTTGCACTTCTTCATGCTCATGTTTCCCACCGCTCTTGTATAGGAGTCACATCATCACCCAGTTCAACCAGGGATTTTACGAATACATCATCGCCACAGATGAACAGAGTTTGGCCGATCCCGCTGCAGCTCCACCAACGAGTGCGGgcaaagggaaaaagaaaaaggccgCAGAGAAAGGAGGAAAGTGAGTCACACAATTTATGaaactatatatataagtgGTTATAATCATTACCGGTATTGAAGAACAGTTGGAGAATTGATAGCTGAGTCTGATACTCCCTGAGCCTCATGGAACATTGTAGTTTCAGCTCATTGTCcatctgcttctctctcacTGCTCTCAGCAAGCTTGTATTATATTTTGAGATGGACGCATGTGACACAACGTGAACTTGAACGATTCCAGGGCCACATATGATCTCATCTCTGACCCGCTACATTTTACAATGACTCGAACGTATTTGTAAACCTCTTGGTGTTCAAACATTTTTGTTCCAACATTACTTCAATATCAACTCTGACCAACACAAAATGACTGAAACCATTCTTAGACTGGTAAAAGAGATTAATTTGGCCCCTCCTGATTCCTCTTTCTACGTCGGTCTGTCTGTTCgcttatgcacacacacacacacacacacagagacaaacaagatCTCTAAAGTCAGACtaggtaaaaacaacataacttAGTCTTAGTGGACAGAAATGACATAAGTGATTATTTCCTGTTGAGCAGGGCAGTGAAAGCTTGAGACACAATCAGGATGCATTTTTAATTCCAAATGTAAACCGATGATCTCAccgctgtccacttgtgatcttATCTCTCATgacggatgttaataccagatCTGGCCAGAGTGATTTTCAGCGGTTTTCAGAGAGACTGATGCAAAAAGCCTCTGTCCACTATCTGCTCAGCAGCAAACACCATAATGTGGTAGagagtaaaaacacaatttttgtTTTGATATGTTTTAAAGGAGCAAGGACAAGGAGTATGGAGTCTCCAGAGGTGTGGATTTCCAAAATGTTGCCAATGTCATCAACTTTGATTTCCCAACAACTGTAGAGTCCTACATCCATCGAGTTGGAAGGTAAGCAGTGTGGTTCAGTTCAGTTACACTGCTTGTGTATATAACCAACAGTAATGTTCACTTTGTTTGATGTTGTAGAACGGCGAGAGCGGACAACCCAGGCACTGCTCTGTCGTTCATCTCTAACACTGAGCTCGCGTTGCTGTCAGACGTGGAGGAGGCTCTGACCGGAGGTAACAAGGACTTCTACCATGAGATTTTCAAGTTTCACTCATGTTTCCAGCACCttcttagcttagcataacgaCTAAAACCAAGACTAAACAGCAAGCCCAT
This genomic window contains:
- the ddx56 gene encoding probable ATP-dependent RNA helicase DDX56: MAADRLLFHEMGLDDRLLKAVADLGWSQPTLIQEKAIPLALEGKDILARARTGSGKTAAYAMPVIQRILASKQSVREQDVRALVLVPTKELGRQVQTMMRQLTAFCSRDVRVADISGKADLSSQRPILMEKPDVIVGTPSRVLAHLNAQNLVLHSSLEMLVVDEADLLFSFGFEADLKNLLCHLPKIYQSFLMSATLTEDVQALKELLLHNPVILKLQGSQLPDSSQLQQYSIKCEEEEKFLLIYTLLKLRLVQGKTLVFVGAVDRCYRLKLFLEQFSIPACVLNSELPVQSRSHIITQFNQGFYEYIIATDEQSLADPAAAPPTSAGKGKKKKAAEKGGKSKDKEYGVSRGVDFQNVANVINFDFPTTVESYIHRVGRTARADNPGTALSFISNTELALLSDVEEALTGDNPDSVLKPYQFKMDEIEGFRYRCRDAMRSVTKQAVKEARLKEIKQELLNSEKLKTYFEDNPRDLQLLRHDKDLHPAVVKPHLKNIPEYLIPETLRGVINPLSSKRRRKRKEKSKPEGVVKPSFKNNIKRTNPLRSFKYSGGKGRKGKAGQS